A genomic region of Mesobacillus jeotgali contains the following coding sequences:
- the ahpF gene encoding alkyl hydroperoxide reductase subunit F yields the protein MLLDAEIKAQLAQYLQMMEGDVLLKVSAGSDDVSRDMLALVDELATMSSRIKVEHAELERTPSFSVNRPGEDTGVTFAGIPLGHEFTSLILALLQVSGRAPKVDQKVIDQVKAIKGEYRFETYVSLSCHNCPDVVQALNLMSILNPGISHVMIDGAAFKDEVESKQVMAVPTVFLNGETFGSGRMSLEEILAKMGSGPDASELNDKDPYDVLVVGGGPAGSSAAIYAARKGIRTGIVAERFGGQVMDTLGIENFISVKHTEGPKLVASLEEHVKEYGVDIMNLQRAKRLEKKDMIELELENGAVLKSKTVIISTGARWRNVNVPGEAEFKNKGVAYCPHCDGPLFEGKDVAVIGGGNSGVEAAIDLAGIVKHVTVIEFNPELKADQVLQDRLHSLPNVTVVTNAQTSEITGTDKVNGITYIDRASGEEHHVELQGVFVQIGLVPNTEWLGDTLERTRFGEIVVDKHGATDLPGVFAAGDCTDSAYKQIIISMGSGATAALGAFDYLIRN from the coding sequence ATGTTATTAGACGCAGAAATTAAAGCACAATTAGCCCAATATCTTCAAATGATGGAGGGCGATGTGCTGCTTAAAGTTAGCGCAGGATCGGATGATGTATCACGAGACATGCTGGCTTTAGTCGATGAATTGGCAACAATGTCATCTCGTATCAAAGTGGAGCATGCTGAATTGGAAAGAACACCTAGCTTCAGTGTCAACCGTCCTGGTGAAGACACTGGCGTGACTTTCGCGGGCATTCCTTTAGGACATGAATTCACTTCATTAATTCTTGCTTTGCTGCAGGTTAGCGGCAGAGCGCCTAAGGTTGACCAGAAAGTCATTGATCAGGTTAAGGCAATTAAAGGTGAGTATCGCTTTGAAACTTATGTCAGCTTGAGCTGCCATAACTGCCCTGATGTTGTACAAGCTTTGAACCTGATGAGCATTTTGAATCCTGGCATTTCCCATGTCATGATCGATGGCGCAGCTTTCAAGGATGAAGTTGAAAGCAAGCAGGTCATGGCTGTTCCAACGGTATTCCTGAATGGTGAAACATTCGGAAGCGGCCGTATGTCCCTTGAAGAAATCCTTGCAAAAATGGGCTCTGGCCCTGATGCATCTGAATTGAACGACAAAGACCCTTACGATGTCCTTGTTGTCGGCGGCGGACCGGCTGGTTCCAGTGCAGCCATCTATGCGGCTCGTAAAGGAATCCGTACAGGGATCGTTGCAGAACGCTTTGGCGGACAGGTAATGGATACTTTGGGCATTGAGAACTTCATCAGTGTGAAGCATACTGAAGGTCCAAAGCTTGTTGCAAGCCTTGAGGAGCATGTTAAAGAATATGGCGTTGATATCATGAACCTTCAGCGTGCAAAGCGTTTGGAAAAGAAGGACATGATTGAGCTTGAATTGGAAAATGGTGCAGTTCTTAAAAGTAAGACTGTCATCATCTCAACTGGTGCACGCTGGCGCAATGTCAACGTACCAGGAGAAGCCGAGTTCAAGAACAAAGGCGTTGCCTATTGCCCTCACTGTGACGGACCATTGTTTGAAGGAAAAGACGTTGCTGTTATCGGCGGAGGAAACTCAGGTGTTGAAGCAGCAATCGACCTTGCGGGTATTGTTAAGCATGTAACAGTAATTGAGTTCAACCCAGAACTTAAAGCTGACCAAGTTTTACAAGACCGTCTGCACAGCCTTCCGAACGTCACAGTCGTGACTAACGCACAAACAAGTGAAATTACCGGAACTGACAAAGTGAATGGTATCACTTACATTGACCGTGCATCAGGTGAAGAACACCATGTTGAATTACAAGGTGTATTCGTCCAGATCGGCCTTGTACCGAACACAGAATGGCTTGGCGACACGCTTGAACGCACTCGCTTCGGCGAGATCGTCGTAGACAAACACGGTGCTACAGACCTTCCTGGTGTCTTCGCGGCAGGCGACTGCACGGACAGTGCTTACAAACAAATCATCATTTCAATGGGATCAGGTGCAACCGCAGCATTAGGTGCGTTTGACTATTTGATTCGAAATTAA
- a CDS encoding DUF421 domain-containing protein, with the protein MSFFEGQETLTSIQWVLRAIVGFLFLLIVTRALGQRAISQLRPLDFAIALVIGNIIAHPLSDENLGLKGSIITTTVLLVLYLAGIFMILKFPWFRRLLNHAPITIVQNGEILNKGLKKAKISIDVLLEELREKKVEDVKKVALAIWEADGKLSVFLEPKYDPLTPSSTQMAAEPFDFPRTIIKEGKIHFEVLNQVQKDESWVVSTLERMYQTEVKNVLLATLDKKENFKVFLYK; encoded by the coding sequence GTGAGTTTTTTTGAAGGACAGGAAACGTTAACTAGCATTCAATGGGTTCTTAGAGCAATTGTTGGTTTTTTATTCCTGCTAATAGTCACTAGAGCCTTAGGTCAACGTGCCATCTCCCAATTAAGGCCACTGGATTTTGCTATTGCTTTGGTAATTGGGAACATTATTGCCCATCCCCTTTCAGATGAAAATCTTGGACTAAAGGGATCAATTATTACTACTACTGTATTATTAGTCTTGTACCTTGCCGGGATTTTTATGATACTCAAATTCCCATGGTTTAGACGGCTGCTTAATCACGCACCGATTACCATAGTCCAAAATGGCGAGATACTTAATAAGGGACTGAAGAAAGCTAAAATATCCATTGATGTTTTATTGGAAGAGTTGCGGGAAAAAAAAGTAGAAGATGTGAAGAAAGTAGCTTTAGCGATTTGGGAGGCAGACGGAAAGTTATCCGTTTTTTTAGAACCAAAATATGATCCGCTAACACCCTCCTCCACCCAAATGGCAGCAGAACCATTCGATTTTCCCAGGACAATCATTAAAGAAGGAAAGATACATTTCGAGGTATTAAATCAAGTTCAGAAGGACGAAAGCTGGGTTGTTTCAACTTTAGAAAGAATGTATCAGACAGAGGTGAAAAACGTTCTGCTTGCAACCCTGGATAAGAAAGAGAATTTTAAAGTTTTTTTATATAAATGA
- a CDS encoding malate:quinone oxidoreductase, which translates to MSNVQKATDVILIGAGVMSATLGSLLKELSPEWNIKVFEKLSSSGEESSNEWNNAGTGHAALCELNYTPEKPDGSIDISKAINVNEQFQISRQFWSYLVKSNLIRNPQDFIRPLPHMSLVEGEKNVEFLKNRFKALSDIPMFQGMEYSEDPEKLKEWIPLVMEGRTSNDPIAATKIDSGTDVNFGALTRMLFEHLESKNVEINYRHSVKDIKRASDGSWEVKVKNLDSGRTESHYAKFVFIGGGGGSLPLLQKTGIPESKQIGGFPVSGLFMVCNNPEVVDKHHAKVYGKAKVGAPPMSVPHLDTRFIDNKKSLLFGPFAGFSPKFLKTGSNLDLINSVKPNNVVTMLAAGAKEMALTKYLIEQVMLSHEKRMEELREFIPNAKSEDWGIVVAGQRVQVIKDTDTGKGTLQFGTEVVSASDGSVAALLGASPGASTAVNVMLEVLEKCFPEEMFKWKDKIEEMVPTYGVSLVDKPELFNEIHTSTAKTLGLVEKEKSYS; encoded by the coding sequence ATGAGCAACGTACAGAAAGCAACAGACGTTATCTTAATTGGTGCAGGTGTCATGAGTGCGACGTTGGGATCCTTACTGAAAGAGTTATCACCGGAATGGAACATCAAAGTGTTTGAAAAACTTTCTTCGTCAGGTGAAGAGAGCTCAAATGAGTGGAATAATGCGGGTACTGGGCATGCTGCCCTTTGTGAGTTGAACTATACGCCTGAGAAACCGGATGGATCGATAGATATTAGCAAGGCAATTAACGTAAATGAACAGTTTCAAATTTCAAGGCAATTTTGGTCTTATCTTGTAAAAAGCAATTTGATTCGTAATCCACAGGACTTCATTAGGCCATTGCCCCATATGAGTTTAGTAGAAGGCGAAAAAAATGTAGAGTTTTTGAAAAATAGATTTAAAGCGCTTTCAGACATTCCTATGTTTCAGGGAATGGAATACTCCGAAGATCCTGAAAAACTGAAGGAATGGATTCCGTTAGTCATGGAAGGGCGTACATCGAATGACCCGATTGCGGCAACCAAAATTGACTCGGGAACGGATGTCAACTTTGGTGCATTAACTCGTATGTTGTTTGAACATTTGGAGAGCAAAAACGTCGAGATTAACTATAGACATAGTGTGAAAGATATCAAGCGTGCCAGTGATGGATCATGGGAAGTCAAAGTGAAAAACCTAGATAGCGGTAGAACAGAATCCCATTACGCGAAATTTGTTTTTATCGGCGGTGGAGGCGGCAGTCTGCCGTTGCTACAAAAAACGGGTATTCCAGAATCAAAACAAATTGGTGGATTCCCTGTAAGCGGACTATTCATGGTATGCAACAATCCCGAAGTTGTAGACAAGCACCATGCAAAAGTATATGGAAAAGCCAAGGTAGGGGCTCCTCCGATGTCGGTTCCGCATCTGGATACACGATTTATCGATAACAAGAAGAGCTTGCTGTTTGGGCCGTTTGCTGGTTTCTCGCCAAAGTTCCTGAAAACAGGTTCGAATTTGGATTTGATCAATTCAGTTAAACCGAATAACGTCGTTACCATGCTCGCAGCAGGCGCCAAAGAGATGGCATTGACAAAATACCTTATTGAGCAAGTCATGTTATCACATGAAAAGCGTATGGAAGAGCTGCGAGAGTTTATTCCAAACGCCAAAAGCGAGGATTGGGGTATCGTGGTTGCAGGACAGCGTGTACAGGTCATCAAGGATACGGACACTGGCAAAGGGACACTACAGTTTGGTACAGAGGTTGTAAGCGCCTCTGATGGCTCAGTAGCGGCATTGCTAGGGGCATCTCCTGGTGCATCTACAGCCGTAAACGTCATGCTGGAAGTGCTGGAAAAATGCTTCCCTGAGGAAATGTTTAAGTGGAAAGATAAAATAGAGGAAATGGTCCCAACTTATGGAGTGTCACTAGTGGACAAACCAGAGCTGTTCAATGAGATTCATACTTCTACAGCAAAGACGCTTGGTCTTGTTGAAAAAGAAAAGTCCTATAGTTAA
- a CDS encoding serine/threonine protein kinase — protein sequence MEDFTSIKIERISGKKGEKKFKVSNPTTYQLVGKGGQGVVFKLNEQQCVKIYEKKSTLEKEAYALNLGKELSFIPKVYEIGSNYIIMDYIKGTDLKTYLKEKGSISENLTKQIITIAKELERVGFKRINLPLRHLIITENNQIKVIDHVNSMNYKAPVPTDLIKGLKKLKQLDIFMKQVNQLDSKIYEKWTKFC from the coding sequence ATGGAGGACTTCACATCTATAAAAATTGAACGTATATCCGGTAAGAAAGGTGAGAAAAAGTTTAAAGTTAGTAATCCGACAACATATCAGCTGGTTGGAAAAGGAGGACAAGGAGTCGTATTTAAACTGAACGAGCAGCAATGTGTTAAAATCTATGAAAAAAAATCGACCTTAGAGAAAGAAGCCTACGCACTCAACCTTGGCAAAGAACTTTCTTTTATTCCAAAAGTGTATGAAATTGGCTCGAATTATATCATTATGGACTATATTAAAGGAACAGATCTAAAAACATACCTCAAAGAAAAAGGCAGTATATCTGAAAACCTTACTAAACAAATCATTACAATTGCAAAAGAGTTGGAACGGGTTGGATTCAAAAGAATTAATCTTCCTTTAAGACATTTGATTATTACTGAAAATAATCAAATTAAAGTAATTGACCATGTGAATAGCATGAATTACAAAGCTCCTGTTCCCACAGATTTGATAAAGGGTCTAAAAAAACTGAAACAATTAGATATATTCATGAAGCAGGTTAATCAGTTAGATTCTAAGATTTATGAAAAATGGACAAAATTCTGCTAA
- a CDS encoding glycosyltransferase family protein, whose product MKLCFSYSFPKYKPKGDVLQFLILLKAIEQKMASVFSQPKKHFQIDCVLPYDFQNGQDNFLFKHVRFIKSKQLPKTISKLNKKENYDYIFIRCRENSEDVLQVIKENKNLASKLLVLLLHYNLDDSGEMKDIIKVIENSRMVFLQTLPWKERLKAYLLQQGFREDVLDEKLQILPQYIESSQITDPVPYMSNPPQLTMTGVLRSRYGLPVAIQAMKLIRNIHSEVYLHLAYPSVAPDFSEQADLHISAPEVKNHGQMSMWETKELILKAGIGLALIYDDTNNQNPSYSYLTRILEYASLGVPVITTKTIGNIHLLGKDYPLFVEDENDIVQIYQKLTNAEFYQEMSSLIRNIGHRFVSEVAIEDFWLTLQNDLNKNFEGKG is encoded by the coding sequence ATGAAGTTGTGTTTTTCCTATAGTTTTCCTAAATATAAACCTAAAGGCGATGTTCTTCAATTCTTGATTTTATTAAAAGCAATAGAACAGAAAATGGCATCTGTATTTTCACAGCCAAAGAAGCATTTTCAAATCGATTGTGTTTTACCTTATGATTTTCAAAATGGACAGGATAATTTTTTGTTTAAACATGTTCGTTTTATAAAATCAAAGCAGCTGCCAAAAACGATTTCTAAGTTGAATAAGAAAGAAAACTATGATTATATCTTTATTCGTTGCCGGGAAAATTCTGAAGATGTTTTACAGGTAATTAAAGAAAATAAAAACCTGGCGAGTAAGCTGCTTGTGTTACTGCTTCATTATAACCTGGATGATTCAGGGGAAATGAAGGACATTATTAAAGTCATTGAAAATTCTCGGATGGTTTTTTTGCAAACATTACCTTGGAAAGAAAGGTTAAAAGCTTATTTACTTCAGCAAGGATTCCGTGAGGATGTCCTCGATGAGAAATTACAAATATTACCCCAATATATAGAATCATCTCAAATAACTGATCCAGTACCCTATATGTCTAATCCCCCTCAACTAACTATGACAGGAGTCCTTAGATCAAGATATGGATTACCTGTTGCCATTCAAGCAATGAAATTGATTCGAAATATCCATTCAGAAGTGTATTTGCACCTAGCATATCCATCAGTTGCACCTGATTTTTCAGAGCAGGCTGATCTTCACATATCAGCCCCAGAAGTGAAAAATCATGGTCAGATGTCGATGTGGGAAACGAAAGAACTGATCTTAAAGGCAGGTATTGGATTAGCTTTGATCTATGATGATACAAATAATCAGAATCCTAGTTATTCCTATCTCACTCGCATTCTCGAATATGCATCGCTTGGAGTGCCGGTCATCACAACAAAAACCATTGGTAATATACATTTATTAGGCAAGGATTATCCACTCTTTGTTGAAGACGAAAATGATATAGTTCAAATCTATCAGAAGCTGACCAATGCTGAATTTTATCAAGAGATGAGCAGCTTAATTCGCAATATCGGACATCGGTTTGTATCAGAGGTTGCGATTGAAGACTTTTGGTTAACTTTGCAAAATGATTTAAACAAGAATTTCGAAGGGAAGGGTTAA
- a CDS encoding glycosyltransferase yields MDKREAVQNLPKVTVIIPTYNRAGMIHRAINSLKEQSLKQWKAIIMDDGSTDNTQQVMKELILNDERFSYFKIEQNVGICNVLNQALKLVDTKYMVQLDSDDWLEKNALERLLKGMEKEPDSTALIYGNYKEWESLEEGKLIRVREFNSSDKYDLITYVPMVYPRFYRTACLRKIGGWEVKDKYNGRFMEDRRILFKLIETYNFRKVDEHLYNLSRFHSTRLTTDDNIDKYAEIKKELVLRTLKKWGDEYRPIFFNQNKKSEKKSWLRIKLVPNKKTIGHIMTEYLPLTETFVYQQIVRNSDFNNVAFTPKVSNEEIFPIDHLVKVRKNTDLANELSTNRVDLLHAHFGPSALFALQAKEELGIPMLTFVHGYDARKYPYTKNKVEDYRKLFNSGELFLVPSNAIRQELLSLGCPETKVRVSHLGIDIDQFQYQSRTLKDKNDSIEIVSVGRLIEKKGHHVLIEALSQVKKKKSNFRLTIVGDGPDRQALIEQIKRLELEDHVQLAGNQQHAEVRNILNQAHIFCLASVAGKDGNMEGLPVSILEAQAVGLPVVSTRHSGIPEGVIEGKSALLAAENNPTDLAKNLLKMMSQPEKWSEIGLEGRKWVVQNFNAVKQAEGLRNIYLELLREDQ; encoded by the coding sequence ATGGATAAAAGGGAAGCGGTTCAAAATCTCCCAAAAGTTACGGTCATCATTCCAACTTATAATCGTGCAGGCATGATCCATAGAGCCATTAACAGCTTGAAAGAACAGAGTCTCAAACAATGGAAAGCGATCATAATGGATGATGGATCCACCGACAATACACAGCAAGTGATGAAAGAGCTCATCTTAAATGATGAAAGATTTTCTTATTTTAAAATAGAGCAAAATGTCGGGATATGTAATGTATTGAATCAAGCATTGAAATTAGTTGATACAAAATATATGGTTCAGTTGGATAGTGATGACTGGCTAGAAAAGAATGCTTTAGAACGGTTGCTTAAAGGCATGGAAAAGGAACCTGATTCGACAGCATTAATCTACGGAAATTATAAAGAATGGGAATCTCTAGAGGAAGGGAAACTGATAAGGGTCAGAGAGTTTAATTCCTCGGATAAATATGACCTAATTACCTATGTCCCAATGGTATATCCAAGGTTTTACCGTACAGCATGCCTTCGCAAAATAGGTGGATGGGAAGTTAAAGACAAGTATAATGGACGTTTTATGGAGGATCGACGTATCTTGTTTAAACTGATTGAAACATACAATTTTCGAAAAGTGGACGAACACCTCTATAATCTTTCACGATTCCATTCAACGAGGTTAACCACAGATGATAACATCGACAAGTATGCCGAAATAAAGAAGGAACTTGTGCTTCGTACGTTAAAAAAATGGGGAGACGAGTACAGACCAATATTTTTTAATCAAAATAAGAAAAGTGAAAAGAAAAGCTGGCTTAGGATTAAACTAGTGCCGAATAAAAAGACGATCGGTCACATTATGACAGAGTATCTTCCGCTTACGGAAACGTTTGTTTACCAACAGATTGTTCGCAACTCCGATTTTAACAATGTGGCATTTACACCTAAGGTCTCAAATGAGGAAATTTTTCCGATTGATCATTTAGTAAAAGTCAGAAAAAATACTGACCTGGCAAATGAATTAAGCACAAACCGAGTTGATCTGCTGCATGCTCATTTCGGTCCGTCTGCACTCTTTGCTCTACAGGCAAAGGAAGAATTGGGAATTCCGATGCTTACCTTTGTTCATGGATATGACGCTCGAAAATATCCCTATACGAAGAATAAAGTAGAAGATTATCGAAAGCTTTTTAACAGTGGAGAGCTGTTCCTAGTCCCTTCTAATGCTATTAGACAAGAGCTGCTTTCCTTAGGATGCCCAGAGACAAAAGTAAGAGTATCTCACTTAGGCATCGATATCGATCAATTTCAATATCAATCACGTACATTAAAGGACAAGAATGATTCTATCGAAATTGTATCTGTTGGTAGACTAATAGAGAAAAAAGGACATCATGTATTAATAGAAGCTCTTTCACAAGTGAAAAAGAAGAAGAGTAATTTTCGATTAACAATTGTTGGTGATGGTCCGGATCGACAGGCTCTGATTGAACAGATCAAACGCTTGGAGCTTGAAGACCACGTTCAGTTAGCAGGTAATCAACAGCATGCAGAAGTACGAAATATCTTGAATCAAGCTCATATTTTCTGTTTAGCGAGTGTAGCTGGAAAAGACGGAAATATGGAAGGTCTCCCAGTTTCAATTTTGGAGGCACAGGCAGTAGGTTTACCGGTAGTATCTACACGTCATAGCGGTATACCAGAAGGGGTTATTGAAGGGAAAAGTGCGCTGCTTGCTGCCGAAAATAATCCGACTGATTTGGCTAAAAATCTACTTAAAATGATGTCTCAACCAGAGAAATGGTCAGAGATTGGTTTAGAAGGGCGTAAGTGGGTCGTCCAAAATTTCAATGCAGTAAAACAAGCAGAAGGACTAAGAAATATTTATTTGGAATTGCTAAGGGAGGATCAGTAA
- a CDS encoding serine/threonine protein kinase produces the protein MKKKEFKSISVSRVIDSDGRKTLIINNPTDFRLIGKGVQGAVFQLDDDRCIKFYVKKSFVEKEMKAYEAAKKYSFIPEFYERGSNYIIMEYIKGPSLYKYLQKVNHLSKSISQQILMIHRELKKVGFTRIESKLGHFIVTDGEVLKFVDHSDAFSYFQPYPNELFTDLKKIGLLQTFLDHAKELDPEQYSEWGKAVDLEQI, from the coding sequence ATGAAAAAAAAAGAATTTAAATCGATTAGTGTAAGTAGAGTGATAGATAGTGATGGAAGGAAAACGTTAATTATCAACAATCCAACAGACTTCAGATTGATTGGCAAGGGAGTTCAAGGAGCAGTTTTTCAGTTAGATGATGACCGATGTATCAAATTCTATGTTAAGAAAAGCTTTGTTGAGAAAGAAATGAAAGCGTATGAAGCAGCAAAAAAGTATTCTTTTATTCCTGAATTTTATGAACGTGGGTCTAACTACATCATTATGGAATATATAAAAGGCCCATCTTTGTATAAGTACCTGCAGAAAGTAAATCATTTAAGCAAAAGCATATCACAGCAAATTTTAATGATTCATAGAGAATTGAAAAAAGTTGGATTTACACGTATTGAAAGCAAATTAGGACATTTTATTGTTACGGATGGAGAGGTCCTAAAATTCGTTGATCATTCGGACGCGTTTTCATATTTTCAGCCCTATCCGAACGAATTATTTACGGATCTTAAGAAAATAGGCCTGCTTCAGACCTTTTTGGATCACGCTAAGGAACTTGATCCTGAACAATATAGTGAATGGGGAAAAGCAGTTGATTTAGAACAAATATAA
- a CDS encoding AarF/UbiB family protein: MSDFELIKVERVVRKGKKTLNIYNPTPYKLIGHGVRGAVFQLDEHRCVKVSANPKDSSREAEALEIAKNLRFMPKVYEVGTNYIIMEFFKGVKLSSYIKEKKTLPEDYSRQIVECIRAMKEIGFTKIKLKLSQIIVTENEELKFVDHSGVFTEDQPYPLQLFNQFKKVKLLDVFLEHVRKLDADLYSEWKQHVDFSKKKIELVEKEGYEKKRI; encoded by the coding sequence ATGAGCGATTTTGAATTAATAAAGGTGGAGAGAGTGGTAAGGAAAGGTAAAAAAACACTCAATATTTATAATCCTACACCTTACAAATTAATAGGCCATGGAGTACGAGGGGCAGTCTTTCAATTGGATGAACATCGATGTGTCAAAGTTAGTGCAAATCCTAAAGATTCATCACGAGAAGCGGAGGCTCTGGAAATCGCTAAGAATCTCCGATTTATGCCAAAGGTATATGAAGTAGGCACTAACTATATCATTATGGAGTTTTTTAAAGGAGTTAAGTTAAGCAGCTATATTAAGGAAAAGAAAACACTTCCTGAAGACTACTCACGACAAATTGTAGAATGTATAAGAGCAATGAAGGAAATTGGGTTTACTAAAATAAAACTTAAATTAAGTCAAATTATTGTAACCGAAAATGAGGAGCTCAAGTTTGTTGATCATTCAGGGGTATTTACAGAGGATCAACCTTATCCGCTCCAGCTATTTAACCAGTTTAAAAAAGTAAAATTGTTAGATGTTTTTTTAGAGCATGTTAGAAAGCTGGATGCTGATCTGTATTCAGAATGGAAACAACACGTGGATTTTTCGAAAAAAAAAATTGAACTCGTAGAGAAGGAAGGATATGAAAAAAAAAGAATTTAA
- the galE gene encoding UDP-glucose 4-epimerase GalE translates to MAILITGGAGYIGSHTVKYFLDQNEEVVVVDNLQSGHRNAISTNSFYQIDLRDKGALDQVFKTHNIEAVIHFAANSLVGESMDKPFEYYHNNVYGLMCLLEVMKDHNVSKVVFSSTAAIYGEPKILPILEEAEANPTNTYGETKLVMERMMKWFEQGYGIKYVSLRYFNAAGAHESGMIGEVHDPETHLVPLILQVPLNKREKIYIFGDDYPTKDGTCIRDYIHVMDLASAHYLALEYLRKDNPSDIFNLGNGNGYSVKEVIDITRKVTGHSIPAEIKDRRAGDPAILIASSKKAKNILGWTPKYHSLEKIIQDAWKWHSNNPSGY, encoded by the coding sequence ATGGCGATTTTAATCACAGGTGGAGCAGGTTATATTGGCTCACACACAGTGAAATACTTTTTAGATCAAAATGAGGAAGTTGTCGTTGTAGATAATTTGCAGAGTGGGCATAGGAATGCAATAAGTACAAATTCTTTTTATCAAATAGATCTTAGGGATAAAGGTGCTCTAGATCAAGTGTTTAAGACACATAATATTGAAGCAGTGATACATTTTGCGGCAAACTCCTTAGTTGGTGAAAGTATGGATAAACCCTTTGAATACTACCATAATAATGTTTATGGATTAATGTGTCTTCTAGAAGTCATGAAAGATCATAATGTCAGCAAAGTTGTTTTTTCATCAACAGCTGCTATCTATGGTGAGCCAAAGATCCTTCCTATTTTAGAAGAAGCTGAAGCAAACCCAACTAATACCTATGGTGAAACCAAACTTGTAATGGAGAGAATGATGAAATGGTTTGAGCAAGGGTATGGAATTAAATATGTTTCTCTTAGATACTTTAATGCAGCAGGTGCACATGAAAGTGGAATGATTGGAGAGGTTCATGATCCTGAAACACATTTAGTCCCACTTATTCTTCAAGTTCCATTGAATAAACGGGAAAAAATATATATTTTTGGTGATGATTATCCAACAAAAGATGGCACTTGTATAAGAGATTATATTCATGTCATGGATTTAGCTTCTGCACATTATTTAGCTTTAGAGTATTTAAGAAAAGATAACCCAAGTGATATCTTTAACCTGGGAAATGGAAATGGTTATTCTGTAAAAGAAGTCATTGATATAACAAGAAAAGTAACAGGGCATTCTATACCTGCTGAAATTAAAGATAGAAGAGCAGGAGACCCAGCAATTTTAATAGCTTCATCCAAAAAGGCTAAAAACATATTAGGCTGGACACCTAAGTATCACTCATTGGAAAAGATTATCCAGGATGCATGGAAATGGCATAGTAACAACCCAAGTGGTTATTAA